Proteins encoded together in one Impatiens glandulifera chromosome 1, dImpGla2.1, whole genome shotgun sequence window:
- the LOC124933350 gene encoding VQ motif-containing protein 25-like — protein MNMKAHTSTGVSPPSLPTIHTDSRAIFRLKRKIRIIHVIAPEIIKTDVEHFRELVQRLTGKPAGSKGKTEKINKDPNRLSKTKEAREQRIKQEIEESWQGENSDYYIDNLFVDMEEELLGFPVL, from the coding sequence ATGAACATGAAAGCACACACAAGCACCGGAGTCTCACCTCCATCCTTGCCGACAATACACACAGATTCGAGAGCAATATTTAGGTTGAAGCGAAAGATACGTATAATTCATGTAATTGCGCCAGAAATTATAAAGACTGACGTGGAACACTTCCGTGAATTGGTCCAGCGACTAACTGGAAAACCTGCTGGAAGCAAAGGAAAAACGGAGAAGATAAACAAAGATCCAAATAGATTAAGCAAAACTAAGGAAGCGCGTGAACAGAGAATCAAGCAGGAGATTGAAGAATCATGGCAAGGTGAGAATTCGGATTATTACATTGATAATCTCTTTGTAGACATGGAAGAAGAGTTATTGGGGTTTCCTGTGTTATGA
- the LOC124918991 gene encoding E3 ubiquitin-protein ligase RING1-like has translation MSTSSATAIVAVADAVAEAAAMAEERQMYWCHVCDISVSLFPPPSSSSSSSSSTFSSLHCPHCSTDFLEEMESTPLFSTSNPSSGTESSLSHLVSLIDSSFPPNHQTLINSTNDNHNHNHIIDSPFLRRLIQHLTDSDPYDSSPSDRNQSSASKSAVESIPTVKISKELLLLDSVIMCAVCKDQFSIGDEAKQLDCKHMYHSDCILPWLLQHNSCPVCRFQLPTENDEVKEKRRRRFQGMSLDELMMDEEEWFGLRNTFRDMARRNMLMSDDWNRDDLIPQQVREDETTDWRSSDDVLLSMPQHAEDEHMDGSANSVETVSSWPAEFMRGNGEFNEEEDDDDDDDTIML, from the coding sequence atgtctaCATCCTCCGCCACCGCCATCGTCGCCGTCGCCGATGCCGTCGCCGAAGCAGCCGCCATGGCGGAGGAGAGGCAGATGTACTGGTGCCATGTCTGCGACATCAGCGTCTCTCTCTTCCCTCCTCCTTCATCGTCATCGTCATCGTCGTCTTCAACCTTCTCCTCTCTTCACTGTCCTCACTGCAGCACAGATTTCCTGGAAGAAATGGAAAGTACTCCTCTATTCAGCACTTCAAACCCTAGCTCCGGTACTGAATCCTCTCTTTCACATCTTGTTTCCCTAATCGATTCATCCTTTCCTCCAAATCATCAGACCTTGATTAACTCAACCAACGACAATCACAATCACAATCACATAATCGATAGTCCATTCCTTCGCCGTCTAATCCAGCATCTTACTGATTCCGATCCATACGATTCATCTCCTTCTGATCGGAATCAATCGTCGGCATCGAAATCCGCGGTTGAGTCAATCCCGACTGTGAAGATATCGAAAGAATTACTTCTACTCGACTCGGTTATCATGTGCGCAGTTTGTAAAGATCAGTTTTCTATCGGAGATGAAGCGAAACAGTTGGATTGTAAGCATATGTATCATTCTGATTGTATTCTTCCATGGCTGTTGCAGCACAACTCGTGTCCAGTTTGTAGATTTCAGTTGCCGACAGAGAATGATGAAGTGAAGGAGAAGAGGAGGAGAAGGTTTCAGGGAATGAGCTTGGATGAGTTGATGATGGATGAAGAGGAGTGGTTTGGATTAAGGAATACGTTTAGGGACATGGCTCGTAGGAACATGCTTATGTCTGATGACTGGAACAGAGATGACCTGATTCCTCAACAGGTTAGAGAAGATGAAACAACTGACTGGAGAAGCAGTGATGATGTTCTTCTCTCTATGCCTCAACATGCGGAAGATGAGCATATGGATGGCAGTGCAAACAGTGTGGAGACTGTTTCAAGCTGGCCAGCTGAATTTATGAGAGGAAATGGAGAattcaatgaagaagaagatgatgatgatgatgacgacacTATCATGCTTTGA
- the LOC124918992 gene encoding GTP 3',8-cyclase, mitochondrial: MIIRRCASRFTGRSLGFRGFSNWVDGKLPAYRSGNIDLLSTYATSCEKLPEEVSKDNIISDMLTDKFGRVHTYLRISLTERCNLRCQYCMPAEGVELTPNPELLSQSEIIRLANLFVRNGVDKIRLTGGEPTIRKDIEEICFQLSSLKGLKTLAMTTNGITLARKLPKLKSCGLTALNISLDTLVPAKFEFMTRRKGHEKVMESIQKAVELGYNPVKINCVVMRGFNDDEVCDFVELTRKNPINVRFIEFMPFDGNVWNVKKLVPYAELLDIVSKKFEGVKRIQDHPTETAKNYQIDGHCGSVSFITSMTEHFCAGCNRLRLLADGNFKVCLFGPSEVSLKNPLRSGADDDELKEIIAAAVKRKKATHDGMFDIAKTPNRPMIHIGG, from the exons ATGATCATACGCCGATGCGCTTCGAGATTTACCGGTCGGAGTCTCGGATTTAGAGGATTCAGCAACTGG GTTGATGGTAAATTGCCAGCTTACCGCTCTGGTAATATTGATCTGTTAAGCACTTATGCAACTTCGTGTGAGAAGCTACCAGAAGAAGTGTCAAAAGATAATATCATTTCAGATATGTTGACTGATAAATTTGGAAGGGTGCATACATATTTGAGAATCTCCTTGACAGAACGATGTAACTTGCGATGCCAATATTGCATGCCAGCTGAGGGAGTGGAACTCACACCTAATCCGGAACTGCTCTCTCAGAGTGAGATTATTCGATTGGCTAACCTCTTTGTTCGCAATGGGGTGGACAAAATTCGTTTAACTGGTGGGGAGCCAACTATTAGGAAGGATATTGAAGAAATATGCTTTCAATTGTCTAGTTTGAAAGGTTTAAAAACATTGGCCATGACTACAAACGGAATTACTCTGGCAAGGAAACTTCCAAAGTTGAAATCGTGTGGGCTTACCGCGTTGAATATTAGTTTGGACACGTTAGTTCCTGCAAAATTTGAGTTCATGACAAGGCGTAAGGGCCATGAAAAGGTGATGGAATCCATTCAGAAGGCGGTTGAGCTAGGATATAACCCTGTGAAG ATCAATTGTGTGGTTATGCGTGGATTCAATGATGACGAAGTCTGTGATTTTGTTGAATTAACTCGTAAAAACCCAATAAATGTTCGATTTATTGAGTTTATGCCCTTTGATGGAAATGTGTGGAATGTCAAGAAACTAGTACCTTATGCCGAACTATTGGACATAGTG TCCAAAAAGTTTGAAGGTGTAAAGCGAATCCAAGATCACCCAACTGAGACAGCAAAGAATTATCAGATTGACGGACACTGTGGTTCAGTTTCCTTTATCACATCAATGACAGAGCATTTTTGTGCTGGTTGCAATAGATTAAGATTGTTAGCAGATGGGAATTTCAAAGTGTGCCTGTTTGGTCCTTCAGAG GTTAGTTTGAAGAATCCTCTTCGCAGTGGGGCTGATGATGACGAACTTAAGGAAATAATTGCTGCAGCA GTAAAGAGGAAGAAAGCTACTCATGATGGAATGTTTGACATCGCAAAGACCCCAAATAGACCTATGATACATATTGGGGGATAA